The region GGAGTTGCAGGTCCGCAGCGACGTCGGGGTCGGCAGCACCTTCACCCTGTACCTGCCGGTCGAAACCGAGGTCGTGGGCGGGGAGCTCGTGCCGGAGCCCGCGCGCGACGGCGGGCAGCAGCTGCCACCGGGCCACGAGGCCGACGAGCGCAAGCCGGCCCAGATCACCTCGGAGACGGCGTTCGACGTCTCCGCCGAGGGCATCGACCCGCCGTTCCGGGTCTCGGAGCTGGCCCGCCGGGAGGCGCACTCCCACGAGCCGGCCGAGCAGGAGGTCGTGCCGCCGCAGGACTCGATCCGGTTCAACGGCGAGAAGGTGCTGCTGGTCGACGACGACCAGCGCAGCGTCTACGCGATGACCTCGCTGCTGGAGCAGCACGGCCTCCAGGTGGTCTACGCCGACAGCGGCATCGCAGGGCTGCAGGCGCTGCAGGAGCACTGCGACATCACGGTGGTGCTGATGGACGTGATGATGCCCGAGCTCGACGGCAACGCCACCATCGAGACGATCCGGCAGATGCCGCGCTACCGGGACCTGACGGTCATCGCGGTCACGGCGAAGGCGATGAAGGGCGACCGGGAGCGCAGCCTGGCCGCGGGGGCCACCGACATCATCACGAAACCGGTCGACGTCAACCGGCTGCTGGACCTGCTCTCGGTCTACCTGCCCGCCGGCTACGGGCACGAGGAGGCGTAGGGGTGCCGACGCCGGTCAGTCGGTCGAGTCCACGGGTTCGGGGGTGGTGGGCAGCTCGTCGAGCTGCTCGTGCAGCTTCTGCGCCCACGCGAGATCGCGCGCGAAGGTCGCGTCGTAGTGGTCGATGCCGTGCGGTTGCGCCATGGCCGTTCCCAACGATCGGCTCCAAATCGGTGACCGGAAAACGATAGTCGCTGGTAGCGGCGTTTCCACGGGCGGGCCGCGAACTCGTGGCGCATGTGGTCGCAGTGGCGCCAGGGGCACCGAACCGCCCGCCATGTGGGACGCACCGCGGTACGGGGGCGCCCCGCCGGTCCGGGCACCGGGCCCGGGAATGCGGCGGGGACGGCCGGTGTTGCGCAGGCACCAGCATCGCTCCCGTGACCGGAGGCCGCGATGACCACCGCATCAGGACTCCCGCCCGAGCCCTTCGACGGCGAGGCACTCGACGCCTACTCCCGCACCGTGGCCGCGGTGGCCTCGGCCATCACGCCGAAGGTCGCGAGCCTGCACGTGCCGGGCGAGCGCGGCGACGGCAGCGGTTCGGCGGTCGTGTTCACCTCCGACGGGTTCCTGCTCACCAACGCCCACGTCGTGGGCGGGGCGCGGGGCGGCACGGCCGCGTTCGCCGACGGCACCACCTCACCCTTCGCGGTCACCGGCTCCGACCCGCTGTCGGACCTTGCGGTGGTGCGGGCCGAGGGCCCCACGCCCGGACCGGTGCGGCTGGGCGACAGCGACGGCCTCGTGGTCGGGCAGCTGGTGGTGGCGGTGGGCAACCCGCTCGGGCTCGCGGGTTCGGTGACCGCGGGAGTGGTGAGCGGACTCGGCCGGTCGCTGCCGGCCCGCAGCGGCCACGCGGGGCGCATCATCGAGGACGTCATCCAGACCGACGCCGCGCTCAACCCCGGCAACTCCGGCGGTGCGCTGGCCGACTCGCGCGGCGTCGTCGTGGGGATCAACACCGCCGTCGCCGGCGTGGGGCTCGGACTGGCGATCCCCGTCAACTCCACGACCCGGCGCATCATCGACTCGCTGGTGCGCTTCCGCCGCGTCCGCCGCGCCTTCCTGGGGCTGGTGACCACGCCCGCCCCGCTGCCGGAGGACCTGGCCGCGCGGATCGGCCAGCGCACGGGGCTGCGGGTGGTCGACGTGGTGCGCCAGAGCCCCGCGGCCCGCGCCGGGCTGCACCCCGGCGACCTCGTGCTCACCGCGGGCGGGCGCCCGGTGCGCGACGCGCAGGGCCTGCAGCGCCTGATGTTCGCCGAGGCCATCGGCAAGCCGCTGCAGATCACGGTGACCCGCAACGGCGCGCTCGTCGACGTCATCACCGAGCCGACCGAGCTGCTCGACACGTCGGCCTGAGCCGGACGGACGCGGCAGCGTCTGGCGCCCGGCACACCGGCCTGAGCCGGCGCGGACAGGTCGCCCTGAGCGAACGCTCGACACGTCGGCCCGGGCGCCGACGACGTAAGGTCGGCCGGTGTCGTCGGGTTCGATTCCGATCACCCCGGCCCTGGGGGTGGTCGTCGCCGTCCTGCTGGTCGCCGCCGCGGCGGTGGTCCGGCTCGGCGGGATCGGGCACTACCGGCCGATCCTGGTCGCGGGGGTGCGCGGTGCCGTCCAGCTGCTCGCGGTCGCGCTCGTCATCGCCTACATCGTCGGCTTCGGCGCCCTGGTCGGCCTGTTCATCTTCGTGATGTTCGCGGTCGCCACCCGCACGGCGGGTCGGCGCATCACCCGCGACCGGACCTGGTGGTGGACGGCCCTGCCGATCGCCGCCGGGGTGGCGCCGGTGGTGGCGTTGCTGCTGGTCAGCGCGGCGGTGCCGGTGACCGGTCTGGTGCTGATCCCGCTGGTCGGGCAACTGATCGGCGGGGCGCTCACCGCCACGGCCCTGGCCGGGAGGCGGCTGCTCGACGAGCTTTCCCAGCGCAAGGGCGAGGTGGAGGCGGCACTGGCACTGGGCATGACCGAGCGGGACGCGCGCATGGAGGTGGCCCGTCCCGTCGCGGGCTCGGCGCTGGTCCCAGCGCTGGACCAGACCCGGACGGTCGGCACCGTCACCCTTCCGGGCGCCTTCGTGGGGATGATGCTCGGTGGGGCGGGTCCGGTCGAGGCGGGTCTGGTGCAGCTCTTCGTACTGGTGGGACTGCTCGCGGTGGAGTCGGTGGCCATCGTCGTGGTGCTGGAGATCGTCGCCCGGGGCCTGCTCACCCGCACGACCGAGCCCGCCCGCCGCCGCCGGCGCTGAAACCGGCCGATCGCGGCCCCTGCCCGGAGAGATCGCCGGGCCTGGCCGACGAGGTGCTGACGAGCGTGTTCGACCACCGGCGCGGTGCCACCACGGTTGTGGTGGACGACCGGCTGGCCTGCGCGTTCCGGTCCGGCGAGGCGGTCGTGCGGGCTGAAGTTGCTCCCCGCCGTGCTCGCCGTCGGCGGCGCTGTGGCCGCACCGCTTGTCCTCCGGAGGAGGGACGGAGTCCACTCACCGGAACGTTGACGGATGAACGACCCGCGGCGGATGATCCTGTCCTCCACCGCTCCCGGGGAAAGGGGTTCGGGTGTCATCTCGGAAAACGCCTGAGCGGGGCTACTTCGCGGGACAGGACCTCCAGGGCCTGGCCGACCGGCTCCGCGAGGGCGCGGTCACCTCGGCTGAGCTCACCGCGCACGCGCTGGACGCCGTCCGCGGCCTCGACCAGGAGCTCAACGCGTTCGTGTCCGTGGACGCCGAGGGCGCGCTGGAGTCGGCGCGCAAGGCAGACGCGGAGCTCGCGGCAGGTGACGACCTGGGCCCGCTGCACGGGATTCCGGTGGCCGTGAAGGACATCATCGAGACCGCCGGGATGCGCACGACGATGGGCTCGGCGCACTTCGCCGACCACGTGTCCACAGCGGACGCCGAGTGCGTGCGCAGGCTCCGGGCGGGCGGAGCGGTGATCGTCGGCAAGACCACAACGCACGAGTTCGCCTACGGGCCGACCGGCGACCGCGCCGCCGGTGGCGCGTCGCGCAACCCGCACGACCCCGCCGCGATGTCCGGTGGGTCCAGCGGAGGCAGCGCCGCCGCCGTGGCCGCCGGGATGGTCCCGCTCGCGGTCGGCACCGACACCGGCGGCTCGGTGCGAATCCCGGC is a window of Saccharopolyspora erythraea NRRL 2338 DNA encoding:
- a CDS encoding ABC transporter permease translates to MSSGSIPITPALGVVVAVLLVAAAAVVRLGGIGHYRPILVAGVRGAVQLLAVALVIAYIVGFGALVGLFIFVMFAVATRTAGRRITRDRTWWWTALPIAAGVAPVVALLLVSAAVPVTGLVLIPLVGQLIGGALTATALAGRRLLDELSQRKGEVEAALALGMTERDARMEVARPVAGSALVPALDQTRTVGTVTLPGAFVGMMLGGAGPVEAGLVQLFVLVGLLAVESVAIVVVLEIVARGLLTRTTEPARRRRR
- a CDS encoding DUF5957 family protein codes for the protein MPPRLWWTTGWPARSGPARRSCGLKLLPAVLAVGGAVAAPLVLRRRDGVHSPER
- a CDS encoding S1C family serine protease; the protein is MTTASGLPPEPFDGEALDAYSRTVAAVASAITPKVASLHVPGERGDGSGSAVVFTSDGFLLTNAHVVGGARGGTAAFADGTTSPFAVTGSDPLSDLAVVRAEGPTPGPVRLGDSDGLVVGQLVVAVGNPLGLAGSVTAGVVSGLGRSLPARSGHAGRIIEDVIQTDAALNPGNSGGALADSRGVVVGINTAVAGVGLGLAIPVNSTTRRIIDSLVRFRRVRRAFLGLVTTPAPLPEDLAARIGQRTGLRVVDVVRQSPAARAGLHPGDLVLTAGGRPVRDAQGLQRLMFAEAIGKPLQITVTRNGALVDVITEPTELLDTSA